One segment of Solanum lycopersicum chromosome 1, SLM_r2.1 DNA contains the following:
- the LOC101258010 gene encoding bZIP transcription factor 12 isoform X2, with protein sequence MASKVMPSASTTPNSDRSLHPQNPSSSLNHSHPSRNFDSMNMDEILKNIYSDSDPFACSVSATAAVHTPSATAAGVGDVGPTKTVDEVWREIVAGGGGGGGSREPEMTLEDFLTKAGAVTEEDVRVPVIAPPPPPPPPPATGAPSARGFVVDNMMGTGNCQFPVAMQNGPGGYGMEPQPHMGFGNGVVAITGSGSGSGRGKRRSTVEELPADRATQQKQRRMIKNRESAARSRERKQAYTVELESLVTQLEEENARLLREEIMENLIPVVEKRRPPRVLRRVRSMSW encoded by the exons ATGGCGTCAAAGGTGATGCCGTCAGCATCAACAACGCCTAATTCGGATCGTTCATTACATCCCCAAAACCCATCTTCTTCTCTAAATCACTCTCATCCTTCTAGAAACTTCGATTCTATGAACATGGATGAAATTCTGAAGAACATTTACTCTGATTCCGACCCTTTTGCTTGTTCTGTATCTGCAACCGCCGCAGTCCATACACCTTCTGCTACCGCAGCCGGTGTTGGGGATGTGGGGCCTACTAAGACTGTGGATGAGGTGTGGAGGGAAATTGTAGCAGGaggagggggagggggagggagTAGGGAGCCGGAGATGACTCTGGAGGATTTTTTGACCAAAGCTGGGGCGGTTACTGAGGAGGATGTTAGAGTTCCGGTGATCGCTCCTCCACCACCTCCGCCACCGCCTCCAGCCACGGGGGCTCCGTCTGCCAGAGGGTTTGTGGTGGATAACATGATGGGTACTGGGAATTGTCAGTTTCCGGTGGCCATGCAGAATGGACCAGGAGGGTATGGTATGGAACCCCAACCCCACATGGGATTTGGAAATGGGGTGGTGGCTATTACAGGGAGTGGAAGTGGGAGTGGAAGAGGGAAGAGAAGGTCAACTGTGGAGGAGTTGCCGGCTGATAGGGCTACACAGCAGAAACAGCGACGGATGATCAAGAACAGAGAGTCTGCTGCCAGGTCTAGAGAGCGAAAACAG GCTTATACTGTGGAATTGGAGTCTTTGGTTACACAATTGGAGGAGGAAAATGCAAGGTTGTTGAGAGAAGAG ATCATGGAGAACCTGATACCAGTTGTAGAGAAGCGAAGACCACCAAGAGTTCTGCGAAGAGTTCGATCTATGAGCTGGTAG
- the LOC101265174 gene encoding probable helicase MAGATAMA 3, translating into MAVDKNKLEEEALSLRFYKIVLSWDYLRLIKESDRKKGKGDDDNALVLKKAKNSYKDVQDYLATFEPLLFEEVKAQIIQGKKDDEEETLWMKAVTVGCSEIDGFHFPMISCSDAESIQQNDLLLLSNKEFGDGKRLPTAYAFALVEDRRPDKIRLRMHLSGEVKQLNTQEIEACSRLLSMRPLVTENAKLLHVLKICSLSTIAREYVALRSVSSLPFKDLILSAADSNRSTEDQAWKISRPLKEFLESNHNKSQLDAINAGLSRKTFVLIQGPPGTGKTQTILGILSAILHATPSRVHSNRVKLSSVKRGPELSMSDKYKHWGKASPWLGGTNPLDQEMPIDGDDGFFPTSGNDLKPEVVNSSRKYRVRVLVCAPSNSALDEIVLRILNTGIRDENDRAYSPKIVRIGLKAHHSVQAVSMDYLVEQRLSGMDSQIGDRQKQGGPVKDKDSIRASILDEAVIVFSTLSFSASPVFTKLNRGFDVVIIDEAAQAVEPSTLLPLSNGCKQVFLVGDPVQLPATVISPIAGKFGYCTSLFERLQRAGYPVQMLKTQYRMHPEIRNFPSREFYEEALEDGPDVEVQTKRSWHEYRCFGPFCFFDIHDGKESQPSGSGSWQNVDEVEFVLAMYHKLVSGYPELKSSSRLAIISPYRYQVKLLRQKFRETFGVESDKVVDINTVDGFQGREKDVAIFSCVRASKDKGIGFVADYRRMNVGITRARSSVLVVGSASTLRKDARWQNLVESAEKRNALHKVSKPYAEFFSEENLKLLKVEVAHDKHEAPPEDMDIDVPIAAETDHAPQEDWGYAGEEGGYDED; encoded by the exons ATGGCGGTCGACAAGAACAAGTTAGAGGAAGAAGCGTTAAGTTTACGCTTTTACAAAATTGTTCTCAGTTGGGATTACCTTCGTCTCATCAAAGAATCCGat cGGAAGAAGGGTAAAGGGGATGATGACAACGCTCTTGTTCTGAAAAAAGCAAAGAATTCGTATAAAGATGTTCAAGATTATCTTGCAACATTCGAACCTCTTTTATTTGAAGAAGTTAAAGCTCAAATAATACAAGGGAaaaaagatgatgaagaag AGACACTTTGGATGAAGGCAGTAACAGTAGGGTGCAGTGAGATTGACGGATTTCACTTTCCAATGATTTCATGCAGTGATGCTGAATCAATACAACAGAATGATCTGTTGTTACTTTCAAATAAGGAG TTTGGAGATGGTAAGAGACTCCCAACTGCATATGCGTTTGCATTGGTTGAGGATCGTCGACCAGACAAAATAAGACTTCGGATGCACCTTAGCGGAGAGGTCAAACAATTGAATACACAGGAAATTGAAGCTTGCTCTAGGCTTTTGAGTATGCGTCCTCTTGTTACAGAAAATGCGAAGCTTTTGCATGTTCTCAAG ATATGCAGTTTATCAACGATAGCCCGTGAATATGTTGCTCTGCGGTCAGTAAGCTCCCTCCCATTTAAGGATTTGATACTATCAGCAGCTGATAGCAATCGTTCTACAGAAGATCAAGCCTGGAAAATATCTAGACCCTTGAAGGAATTTCTTGAAAGCAATCACAACAAGTCTCAGCTTGATGCTATTAAT GCAGGGCTTTCACGGAAAACTTTTGTGTTGATACAG GGTCCACCAGGGACTGGAAAAACACAAACCATACTTGGGATTCTCAGTGCCATTTTGCATGCAACTCCTTCTAGAGTACACTCGAACAG GGTGAAGTTGAGCAGTGTAAAACGTGGACCAGAATTATCCATGTCAGACAA ATACAAACACTGGGGAAAAGCATCTCCATGGTTAGGTGGGACTAATCCTCTAGACCAAGAAATGCCAATAGATGGGGATGATGGGTTTTTTCCTACATCTGGCAATGACTTG AAACCAGAAGTGGTCAATTCCAGTCGGAAGTATCGTGTTCGTGTTCTAGTTTGTGCTCCATCAAATTCTGCGCTCGACGAGATTGTATTGCGGATTCTAAACACTG GTATCCGGGATGAAAATGACCGTGCATACAGTCCTAAAATAGTACGAATTGGTCTTAAAGCTCATCATTCAGTGCAGGCAGTCTCCATGGATTACCTG GTGGAACAAAGACTGTCCGGCATGGACTCGCAAATTGGTGATAGGCAGAAGCAAGGAGGGCCTGTGAAAGATAAAGACAGCATTCGTGCTTCTATTCTGGATGAGGCTGTAATT GTGTTCTCCACTCTTAGCTTTAGTGCTTCTCCTGTTTTCACTAAATTGAATCGTGGTTTTGACGTTGTTATAATAGATGAAGCTGCTCAAGCT GTGGAACCATCGACACTTCTCCCATTGTCCAATGGATGCAAACAAGTATTCCTG GTCGGTGATCCAGTTCAACTACCAGCCACTGTGATCTCACCTATTGCTGGAAAATTTGG ATACTGCACCAGCTTATTTGAGAGACTTCAGAGGGCGGGATATCCAGTACAGATGCTGAAGACTCAATATCGCATGCATCCAGAG ATTAGGAACTTCCCTTCCAGAGAATTTTATGAGGAGGCTCTTGAAGATGGGCCTGATGTTGAAGTGCAGACAAAGCGCTCTTGGCACGAATACCGTTGCTTTGGACCTTTTTGCTTTTTTGACATTCACGACGGAAAGGAGTCCCAGCCATCTGGAAGTGGTTCTTGGCAAAATGTTGATGAGGTTGAATTTGTGCTTGCGATGTATCACAAACTGGTCTCTGGATATCCAGAGCTTAAGTCAAGTTCCCGGTTAGCTATTATATCACCATATAGATATCAAGTCAAACTCTTGCGTCAAAAGTTCCGTGAAACCTTTGGGGTGGAATCTGACAAAGTAGTTGATATCAATACTGTTGACGGTTTCCAG GGACGTGAAAAGGACGTTGCAATATTTTCATGTGTTAGAGCAAGCAAAGATAAAGGCATTGGTTTTGTTGCTGATTATCGGCGAATGAATGTTGGCATAACCAGAGCACGGTCTTCTGTCCTG GTTGTTGGTTCTGCATCCACGTTAAGAAAGGACGCACGTTGGCAAAATTTAGTTGAGAGTGCGGAGAAGAGGAATGCGCTCCACAAG GTCTCCAAGCCCTATGCTGAATTCTTCAGTGAGGAGAATCTCAAATTATTGAAAGTGGAAGTAGCGCATGACAAACATGAGGCTCCTCCAGAAGATATGGATATTGATGTGCCCATTGCTGCTGAAACTGATCATGCCCCACAGGAAGACTGGGGTTATGCTGGAGAAGAAGGGGGCTACGATGAGGACTAG
- the LOC101261757 gene encoding protein BYPASS1-LIKE, with product MPSSDNRGSSMPFASFRRSIMSIRSEQVHSVELNHDSTVQEIEQGVFQNLVATRFQELSVASGDEFLSIAWVRKLLDVFNSCQEEFRIVLSNNKELLVKSPQDKLLSDYFDRTIKALDICNAARDGTGKIRLWQKHLEIVVSSLDSRQNMIGDGQLRRTRKSLMDLAIVMLEEKETGTVLSQRNRSFGRHNKTKDHQRRPSGHSRSLSWSVSQSWSASKQLQSIASHLVPPRGHEIAATNGIANLVFTMNFVLLFVLWALVAAVPCQDRSLQIHFSIPRQFSWSNALWLLHGRIMDEAKKPERRNSNGLLKEIYKLEKCVHHLTDLIDSAQLPLTKDLMEEIEKGGKDLSAVSEVLKTGLTPLERNLKEVFRKIMSCRAEGLELLGSANQP from the coding sequence ATGCCTTCTTCAGATAATCGTGGTTCTTCGATGCCATTTGCCTCATTCCGTCGTTCAATTATGAGTATAAGAAGTGAACAGGTTCATTCCGTGGAATTGAATCATGATTCTACTGTTCAGGAGATTGAGCAGGGAGTATTTCAGAATCTAGTGGCTACTCGATTTCAGGAACTGTCGGTTGCCTCTGGTGATGAATTCCTTTCCATTGCATGGGTTCGAAAGTTATTAGATGTGTTTAACAGTTGTCAGGAAGAGTTCAGAATCGTGTTGAGCAACAATAAGGAACTCCTCGTGAAATCGCCTCAAGATAAGCTTTTGTCTGACTACTTCGATAGAACTATAAAAGCACTTGATATTTGCAATGCTGCCCGTGATGGAACTGGGAAGATTCGACTCTGGCAGAAGCATTTGGAAATTGTGGTTTCTTCATTGGATTCTCGACAAAATATGATTGGCGATGGTCAGCTCCGTCGAACTAGAAAGAGTCTGATGGATTTGGCTATTGTGATGCTAGAAGAGAAAGAAACTGGAACAGTTCTTTCCCAGAGGAACCGTTCTTTTGGACGCCATAATAAAACCAAGGATCACCAGCGTCGTCCTTCTGGGCACTCAAGGTCTCTATCTTGGAGTGTATCTCAATCTTGGTCAGCATCTAAACAGCTCCAATCAATTGCAAGCCACTTGGTTCCTCCCCGTGGACATGAAATAGCTGCAACAAATGGAATAGCAAACCTTGTCTTTACAATGAACTTTGTTCTCCTGTTTGTACTGTGGGCTCTTGTTGCTGCAGTCCCTTGTCAAGATCGAagcctccaaattcatttttctATCCCAAGGCAGTTCTCATGGAGCAATGCCCTTTGGTTGCTTCATGGTAGGATAATGGATGAAGCTAAGAAGCCAGAGCGCCGTAATTCAAATGGATTgttgaaagaaatatataagttAGAAAAATGTGTCCATCACTTGACGGACTTGATAGACTCTGCTCAATTACCATTGACCAAGGATCTGATGGAAGAAATAGAAAAGGGTGGAAAAGATTTATCAGCTGTCTCTGAAGTTCTCAAGACTGGCCTTACTCCACTAGAACGCAATTTAAAGGAAGTATTCAGAAAAATTATGAGTTGCCGGGCAGAGGGTCTTGAACTCCTGGGAAGCGCAAATCAGCCTTAG
- the LOC101262963 gene encoding pentatricopeptide repeat-containing protein At2g06000 has translation MPLWVQRASNISLIARFHGLTSSKSIPSYGPGPEAVWFTKVVCLLCFHHSQSLDVFGSDYFRQNLDPHIAFTVIHHINTNLNNPRLAFRFLQCTRINLNLIHCIGSFNLLLRSLSQMGFHDSAMLVFKYMKADGYLLENSILESVVLALANAGKFEIAKEILISQAELGREEGSIVRPFVHNSLLSLLMKRSRVDEAVDFFKHHILRSERLFPDTCTFNTVIRGLCRVGGVDKAFEFFNDMGSFGCSPDTVTYNTLINGLCAVGQVNRAQGLLGNLQLQDGLSPDVVTYTSLISGYCKLSRMDEAINLMDEMITYGISPNLVTFNILINGFGKIGDMFSAIKMYGKMCAVGYPPDVVTFTSLIDGYCRTGELDQGLKLWDDMNSRNLSPNLYTFSVLISALSKENRLNEARELLRQLKSRDDIVPQPFVYNPVLDGFCKAGNLSEANVIAAEMESKGCCHDKITFTILILGHCMKGRMLEALAIFDKMLSLGCVPDDITISCLTSCLLKAGMVKEAYKVRLIPSKDLNPDLSPSKLFIPFRTSLDIPVAV, from the coding sequence ATGCCCTTGTGGGTTCAACGGGCGTCCAATATCTCCCTCATTGCTCGATTTCATGGTCTCACTTCTTCAAAATCTATCCCATCATACGGACCTGGACCTGAAGCGGTTTGGTTTACTAAAGTTGTATGTCTCCTCTGTTTTCACCATTCTCAATCGCTTGATGTATTCGGTTCTGATTATTTTCGTCAAAATTTGGACCCACATATTGCTTTCACCGTTATTCACCATATTAATACCAATTTGAATAACCCCAGATTGGCATTTCGTTTTTTACAGTGTACTAGGATCAATCTGAATCTTATTCATTGTATTGGGAGTTTTAATTTGCTTTTGAGGTCACTTTCTCAGATGGGGTTTCATGATTCCGCTATGTTAGTGTTTAAGTATATGAAAGCTGATGGGTATTTACTAGAAAATTCGATTTTGGAAAGTGTTGTATTAGCACTTGCAAATGCGGGCAAGTTTGAGATTGCCAAAGAAATTTTGATTTCACAAGCTGAGTTAGGTAGGGAGGAAGGTAGTATTGTTAGACCTTTTGTACATAATAGTCTTTTGAGTTTGTTAATGAAACGAAGTAGGGTAGATGAAGCTGTTGATTTTTTCAAACATCATATTTTGAGGTCAGAGAGATTGTTCCCAGATACCTGCACTTTTAACACTGTGATTCGTGGGCTTTGTCGAGTTGGAGGAGTTGACAAGGCATTTGAGTTTTTCAATGACATGGGAAGTTTTGGTTGTTCCCCTGATACTGTTACTTATAACACTCTTATAAATGGGTTGTGTGCTGTTGGTCAAGTAAACAGAGCGCAAGGTCTGTTAGGAAATCTTCAGTTACAAGATGGACTGTCACCTGATGTTGTGACATATACTTCTCTTATCTCTGGTTACTGCAAGTTGAGCAGGATGGATGAGGCTATAAATCTGATGGATGAAATGATTACTTATGGTATTAGTCCAAATCTAGTTACTTTTAACATTCTTATTAATGGTTTTGGCAAGATAGGAGACATGTTTTCTGCTATAAAAATGTATGGGAAGATGTGTGCTGTTGGTTACCCTCCAGATGTTGTTACCTTCACTTCTCTCATTGACGGTTATTGTCGGACTGGAGAATTAGATCAGGGCTTAAAGCTATGGGATGACATGAACAGTAGAAATTTGTCTCCAAACTTATATACTTTTTCTGTTCTTATCAGTGCTTTGAGCAAGGAGAATAGATTAAATGAAGCTCGGGAATTATTGAGGCAATTGAAATCGAGGGATGATATTGTCCCCCAACCATTTGTATACAACCCTGTGCTTGATGGGTTTTGCAAGGCTGGTAATTTGAGCGAAGCAAATGTCATTGCAGCAGAAATGGAGAGCAAAGGGTGCTGTCATGATAAAATCACCTTCACCATTCTCATTCTTGGGCATTGCATGAAAGGAAGAATGCTTGAAGCTTTGGCCATTTTTGATAAGATGCTGTCTTTGGGTTGTGTCCCAGATGATATCACAATAAGTTGCTTGACATCATGCCTTCTAAAAGCTGGGATGGTAAAGGAAGCTTATAAAGTAAGGCTCATTCCATCAAAAGACTTGAATCCTGATTTATCACCTTCAAAGCTATTTATACCATTCCGGACAAGTTTGGATATCCCAGTGGctgtttaa
- the LOC101258010 gene encoding bZIP transcription factor 12 isoform X1, protein MASKVMPSASTTPNSDRSLHPQNPSSSLNHSHPSRNFDSMNMDEILKNIYSDSDPFACSVSATAAVHTPSATAAGVGDVGPTKTVDEVWREIVAGGGGGGGSREPEMTLEDFLTKAGAVTEEDVRVPVIAPPPPPPPPPATGAPSARGFVVDNMMGTGNCQFPVAMQNGPGGYGMEPQPHMGFGNGVVAITGSGSGSGRGKRRSTVEELPADRATQQKQRRMIKNRESAARSRERKQAYTVELESLVTQLEEENARLLREEEEKNKERLKQIMENLIPVVEKRRPPRVLRRVRSMSW, encoded by the exons ATGGCGTCAAAGGTGATGCCGTCAGCATCAACAACGCCTAATTCGGATCGTTCATTACATCCCCAAAACCCATCTTCTTCTCTAAATCACTCTCATCCTTCTAGAAACTTCGATTCTATGAACATGGATGAAATTCTGAAGAACATTTACTCTGATTCCGACCCTTTTGCTTGTTCTGTATCTGCAACCGCCGCAGTCCATACACCTTCTGCTACCGCAGCCGGTGTTGGGGATGTGGGGCCTACTAAGACTGTGGATGAGGTGTGGAGGGAAATTGTAGCAGGaggagggggagggggagggagTAGGGAGCCGGAGATGACTCTGGAGGATTTTTTGACCAAAGCTGGGGCGGTTACTGAGGAGGATGTTAGAGTTCCGGTGATCGCTCCTCCACCACCTCCGCCACCGCCTCCAGCCACGGGGGCTCCGTCTGCCAGAGGGTTTGTGGTGGATAACATGATGGGTACTGGGAATTGTCAGTTTCCGGTGGCCATGCAGAATGGACCAGGAGGGTATGGTATGGAACCCCAACCCCACATGGGATTTGGAAATGGGGTGGTGGCTATTACAGGGAGTGGAAGTGGGAGTGGAAGAGGGAAGAGAAGGTCAACTGTGGAGGAGTTGCCGGCTGATAGGGCTACACAGCAGAAACAGCGACGGATGATCAAGAACAGAGAGTCTGCTGCCAGGTCTAGAGAGCGAAAACAG GCTTATACTGTGGAATTGGAGTCTTTGGTTACACAATTGGAGGAGGAAAATGCAAGGTTGTTGAGAGAAGAG GAGGAAAAGAATAAGGAGAGACTTAAGCAG ATCATGGAGAACCTGATACCAGTTGTAGAGAAGCGAAGACCACCAAGAGTTCTGCGAAGAGTTCGATCTATGAGCTGGTAG
- the LOC101252229 gene encoding tubby-like F-box protein 8, whose protein sequence is MSFRSIVRDVRDSIGSLSRRSFDLRLSGHPRDKSHGSFYDLSDQPPVIQDSCWANLPPELLFDVVRRLEESESTWPGRKHVVACAAVCRSWRSMCKDIVRNPEFCGKLTFPVSLKQPGPRDGTIQCFIKRDKSNLTYHLFLCLSPALLVENGKFLLSAKRTRRTTCTEYVISMDAENISRSSNTYIGKLRSNFLGTKFIIYDTQPPHTGAHVPPPGRTSRRFTSKKVSPKVPTGSYIISQITYELNVLGTRGPRRMHCVMHSIPDSALEAGGSVPGQPELLSRPLEDSFRSISFSKSLDHSTEFGSARFSDIAGGSTNEEDDNKGKPLVLKNKAPRWHEQLQCWCLNFRGRVTVASVKNFQLIAATQQPAAAPTTSQPTSQSDHDKIILQFGKVGKDMFTMDYRYPLSAFQAFAICLSSFDTKLACE, encoded by the exons ATGTCGTTCCGCAGTATAGTTCGTGATGTAAGAGATAGTATTGGTAGCTTATCAAGGCGAAGCTTTGATTTAAGGCTGTCTGGTCATCCTAGGGACAAATCACATGGTTCATTTTATGACTTAAGTGACCAGCCTCCCGTTATCCAAGATAGTTGTTGGGCCAATCTTCCTCCAGAGCTACTTTTTGATGTAGTTAGAAGGTTAGAGGAGAGTGAGAGCACATGGCCCGGTCGTAAGCATGTCGTAGCATGTGCCGCAGTCTGTAGGTCATGGAGGAGTATGTGCAAAGACATCGTTAGAAATCCGGAATTTTGTGGAAAGCTAACTTTTCCTGTTTCCCTAAAGCAG CCTGGGCCTCGTGATGGAACTATTCAGTGCTTCATCAAGCGGGATAAATCTAATTTGACTTACCATCTTTTCTTGTGTCTTAGTCCTG CATTGTTGGTTGAGAATGGGAAGTTCCTTCTCTCTGCAAAAAGAACGAGACGTACTACTTGCACAGAGTATGTTATCTCAATGGATGCAGAAAACATCTCTAGATCAAGCAACACCTATATTGGAAAATTAAG ATCAAATTTTCTAGGTACAAAATTCATTATATATGACACACAGCCTCCTCACACCGGTGCACATGTACCTCCCCCGGGGCGAACAAGCCGTAGATTCACTTCCAAGAAAGTCTCTCCTAAAGTCCCAACTGGAAGCTATATCATATCCCAGATCACATACGAGCTGAATGTGCTTGGAACACGGGGTCCACGGAGAATGCACTGCGTCATGCACTCAATTCCTGACTCAGCCCTTGAAGCCGGTGGCTCTGTACCTGGCCAACCAGAGCTTCTCTCAAGGCCCCTTGAGGATTCGTTCCGCAGCATCTCTTTCTCAAAGTCTCTTGATCATTCCACTGAGTTCGGTAGTGCACGATTTTCTGATATTGCTGGAGGATCAACTAATGAGGAGGATGATAACAAGGGGAAACCACTGGTCCTAAAGAACAAGGCGCCACGATGGCATGAACAACTGCAGTGCTGGTGTCTGAATTTTCGAGGACGAGTGACAGTTGCATCTGTCAAGAACTTCCAGTTGATTGCTGCCACTCAACAACCTGCCGCTGCACCAACAACATCTCAGCCAACAAGTCAATCAGATCATGACAAAATCATCTTGCAATTTGGGAAAGTAGGCAAAGATATGTTTACCATGGACTACCGATATCCCCTATCTGCATTTCAGGCATTTGCCATCTGCTTAAGCAGCTTTGACACAAAATTGGCTTGTGAATAG